The genomic DNA ttttttttagtaatgacGTTGTGGGGGTgcggtgggttttttttttttgggggggggggaaacgaAAGAAGGGAGGTCGCCTCCCCCTGGGGGAGTTGGgttggggggaggaaaaaaaaaaaaaagggaagacgAGGTGCGGGATGGGGCGGTTGCtacaaaaaatgtgtattttgagGGAAATGAGTAAAACGGGAGATAAATCGGCCCTTGAggggccctgtgccccccccctcagCTTTGTGTTTGTCCTCAGCGCCACGTCAGCCCCAAATCTTTGACCTTTGATCCCGTTCCGGGCGCTCGgtgtccaaaaatattttttaaaaaaataaataaataaaaaaagcgATTTTTGGCGGATTTTTTTTGGCTGGTTTTAATTTCCTCGTTTTTCCCCGCACCGGTGGCGTGAGGATGGGTGAAGGTGCTGAGGATGgatttggggcggggggggggggtggagctgAGCCACacccggaggaggaggaggaggaggaagggtggcggggtgtgggggggtggaagATGGCGGCGTCcgtcctgcagctgctggagttGGGGCTCCACGGAGCCGCTTTCCTCTGCGGGATCGTCTGCGCGTCGGCGCTCACCGTGGCGCAGGTACCGCCCCGGGGGGGGCGTAAGGTGTAAAGGGGGGGGCTGGTTCTTCTCTGTACCCCAaaattttctcccccccccccacgtCACCCTCGTgggtcccgggggggctccagAACCGTCCTGGCTGCTCCCTAAAAGTTTGGGGGTCCCACAGAGTGTGTcggggggtgctgagggggggggacggggcaaaagggggggtgctggggggcgggggcCCCCCCAATCCCTCAGCGTTGAGGACAGGGTTCAGCCGagatggtttggggtttcttcctcctcttcctcctcctcctgctccaccggTTCGTCCCGCCGGGACTGAGCgtccttccctctgccccccccccccgggggtgtGTGTCCTGGCTGCTCCCTCAAAGTTTGGGGGGTCCCACAGAGGGagtgcgcgggggggggggggggggcacacagagGACAAAGTGGGGTGCTGAGGGAGGGCCCCCCCCCAGTCCCACAGCGTCGAGGACAGGAGTCACCGCGGTGGTTtgggcttccttcctcctcctcctcctgccccaccggTTTGTCCCCTCTGcccccggggtgtgtgtgtggggtgtgtgacCTCACCACATtttgggggggccatggggggggtTCCCGTCCATCCGCAGGGGGAGTTCGGGGGTCGGTGCCTCCTCTACGGCTCCGTCGGTTGGAACGGGAGCGCGCTGGTGCCCAAAGCCTTCAGCCCCGGCTCGCTCTGTCACTTCGTCTCGGGCGTCTCCGTCGTGGTGGCCTTGGGCAGCTTCTCGGCGCTGCTCTACGGCCTCACCGCCTGCTGCACCCACCGGGCGCCGTGGTGAGCTGaggggggggaccgggggggggccccctcccaccccaaaaaacAAATCCGCAACATGAAACACCGCCACGTGCCACAGGGACCGCGTTTGGCTCAGCGTCGCCCTGGGCGTCACCAtcatcatcctcttcttcctcctcgtcTCGGCCTGCGTCGTCCGCGTGGGGCTGGACACGCTCTGCGCCTCCCTGGTGCAGACCCAGAGCGTGAGGAGGTACCGACACCTTCCTCCTGTGGGGGGGGGGCTCCCTCCCTgtaccccctccctccccgccaccttcttcttcctcctcacactgcGCGCCGCTCTTCTTCCTCATCCCGACAGCTGTCAGGAGGCCGAAGAGAAACCGTGGGGGTCCTACAGGCCGAGGCGCTTCTACAGGAATCTCTACAGCGCGcaggtgacccccccccccaaaaaaaaaaaaaaaaaaaaaaaaaaattcctggggtggtggggtggggtgtgaggatgatgatgatgatggaggGGGAGAACGGATCCGTGTGTCTGCGCTGGGCTGGAGCGAAGCGCAGCGCCCGGGTGTGGGGGAATAAaattggggtgaaaaaggggagAAATGGGGGCGCAGCTCAAGCtctttctgtgtgtgtatgtgtccccccccccgcagggagCCGCCTGGGTGAACTTTTTCCTCTGGTGCCTCCTGAGCGTCCGGCTCCTGCTCCTGCGGTGCAGCGaaccccccggggggggcggcgagACAGAAGCGATTTTGGGGGGGGCGGCgcgaagaggaggaggaggaggaggaaggggcatgcggaggtggggggggcggcACCGCTGACTCCCGGGGCGGCGCGCGGAGCGGAGGGAGCGCCGGGGccgaaaaaaaggaaaaaaaaacgaaaaaaaaccGGAATTTTTTGATCCCCTcggccgccccccccctcgcCAGCGCCACCGGCCGCTCCCGGCGGCCCCCGCGACACTACACCGGCCTTAAAATTTACGTATCTCCGCCCCTCGCTAAGCGTAACCCCGCCCCGCTCTCCGCCGTCTCCCGATTGGACCCCTCCAAACCTTTGCATTTGCATTGGCTCCTCCCTCTCGTCCAACCCGCCGAAGTTCGGCACCTCCCGGCGGCCCCTGCGACACTTTGCATTAAATTTGCATATCCACGCCCTCTCCCTCCTATTAACTCCGCCCCCAAGACCCCGCCCCTTAACTCAGCCTCAGCCCGGAGGCGGTTGaagattttttgggggtgtgtgtgtgggggggggcgGTTCCttccaattaaaatatttcatccattttttcccctttttgcccttttttcagCCCAAATTAAGGGCAAAGGGCCAAAATAAGTTGCTAAGGGCAACGGTCAAACAACTCCAGCCCCGCCCTcacgcccccacccccccaccccccccccccaataaccTGAGCTCCGAGTCCCGACTTTAAATcaggaaaaagtttaaaaaaataaattttagaaagGTCGGGGATGGACcggcccccccccttccctgctggatattttcctttttttttttccctttttttttttcccgtttttctCCCCAAAAATCCCCAAGGCCCCCCCCATGACaccacacacatttaaaaaaaaaaaatatatatatatatataaattcttaCTGACAAAACCCTTCAGGATGTCGAACTCCCCCCCCCGGCGTCCTGCGGCTCCGTTtctcccccccccgtcccccgcccCAAGCGCTGTCGCACCATTTCGGGTAAAAAACTCTtcaaaaaatgataaaaatcccGAAAAAGCgtcgcgggggggtcgggggaaGGAACCAACCGCAGCAAAAGCCTCGtgtggcggcggcgggcgggggccgggcgggcgctggCGGCGAAACGCAGCAAcggccgcgggggggccgcggcccctCCCTCCCGCACGAGGGTCTCGGACACGATTTGTTCCAATTTTAAGTCGTTTTGGTCGTTTTCGGGTTCTCGGGGCCCGTCCCCGCGGCGCAggcggcggcgcaggcggcggcgCCCGGTCCAGACGCGGTGCCACACGGCGCAGCTCCAGGCccttgcttcctcctcctcctcttcctcgcggCCATCTTCCGCTTCCTCTTCCTCACAACCCGCcacttcctcttcctcttcctcctcttcctcgccaaCATCCATTCGTGGCTTTTTCCCCGCGGCGCCGTTCGGTTCCGGGGGGAGCCGACGCTTCGTTCCCATCCCCGGCGTCACCTCGGGGGCCCCCAGATCCTCAAAAATTTGGGGAACTTCCTCggggacccccaaatcctcaCAAATTTTGGGCATTTCCTCGCGGACCCCCAAATCCTGACAAATTTTGGGTGTTTTCCCCGCGGTGCCATTCGGTTCCGGGGGGAGCCGATGCTTCGTTTCCATTCCTGGCACCTCCTCGGGGGCCCCCAAATCCTCAAAAATTTGGGGAACTTCCTCAAGAACCCCCAAATCCTCACAAATTTTGGGCATTTCCTCGGTGACCCCCAAATCCTGACAAATTTTGGGTGTTTTCACTGCGGTGCCGTTCGGTTCCGGGGGGAGCCGACGCTTCGTTCCCATCCCCGGCGTCACCTCGGGGGCCCCCAAATCCTCAAAAATTCGGGGAACTTCCTCggggacccccaaatcctcaCAAATTTTCGGCGCCTCCTCAGGAACCCCCAAATCTTCACAATTTTTGGGCATTTCCTCAGGAACCCCCAAATCCTGAcaaattttgggtgtttttgcCGCGGCGCCGTTCGGTTCCGGGGGGAGCCGACGCTTCGTTCTCATCCCTGGCGTCACCCTGGGGGCCCCCAAATCCTCAAAAGTTTTGGGAACCTCCTCGGGAACCCCCAAATCTTCACAAATTTTGGGCATTTCCTCAGGAACCCCCAAATCCTGAcaaattttgggtgtttttgcCGCGGTGCCGTTTGGTTCCGGGGGGGTCCGATGTTTCGTTCCCATCCCCGGCGCCTCCTCGGGGGCCCCCAAATCCTCAAAAATTTTCGGCGCCTCCTCAGGGACCCCCGAATCTTCACAAATTTGGGGTGTTTTCCCCGCGACGCAGCTACACTTGAGAACATCCCGGAGCACAAAAACAACAGCGGCACAAACCTCCCGGAACGGAGCTTGACCCAAAgggatggaaattaaaaaaatggaattgtTGGAGGCGTCGGCTCCTCCCGGTTCCACGGCGCCGGGTTGGAAAAGTCTCGTCAAACCCCAGAGACGTTTTTTGGGGGATTTGTGTCGGAATTGGAGGCTGCGGGAATATTTGGCGGCGTGGAGGCAGCAGCGGGAGAAGCGGGCGGCTGTTTTGGGGTTGACGTTGGCCGCCACGTTGTGGTTGAGCTCGAAAGGATCCTGGAGGTTGAAGGATCCGAGTTTGAAACCTTCGAGTTCGTCCCCGGGGGGGAAGGTTCGACCTTCCCGTAAGGAAATCACCTGCCCCGCGAAGTCGAAATCggctgaaaaatggaaaaattcgGCCAAGAGGGAACCTgcgggagggagagaggaagggaggatggggtgagccccccccccaaaaaaaaaaaaaaaatatcctggaaaAAAACTCACAGGGAGGCTGAGACCCCCCAGAAAAATcacagggaggctgtgacccccccaaaacactcacagggaggctgtgacccccccaaaacactcacagggaggctgtgaccccccccaaaacactcacagggaggctgtgacccccccaaaacactcacagggaggctgtgacccccccaaaacactcacagggaggctgtgacccccccaaaacactcacagggaggctgtgacccccccaaaacactcacagggaggctgtgacccccccaaaacactcacagggaggctgtgacccccccaaaacactcacagggAGGCTGCGACCCCCCCCAAAAACACatagggaggctgtgacccccccaaaaaaactcaTAGGGATGCtacaacccccccaaaacacccacagGGAGGCTGAGACACCCCAGAAAAtcagggaggctgtgacccccccaaaacactcacaggaatgctgagacccccccaaaacactcacaggaatgctgagacccccccaaaacactcacaggaatgctgagaccccccccaaaacactcacaggaatgctgagacccccccaaaacactcacaggaatgctgagacccccccaaaacactcacaggaATGCTGAGACCCCCTCAAAACACTCACAGGAAGGCTGcgaccccccccaaaacactcacagggaggctgtgaccccccaGAAAAATCACAGGGAGGCTGAgaccccccaaaacactcacagggAGGCTGCGACCCCCCCCAAAAACACatagggaggctgtgacccccccaaaaaaactcaTAGGGATGCTacaaccccccaaaacactcacagggAGGCCAAGACCCCCATAAAAAAATCACAGGGAGGCTacgtccccccaaacccccttaaAACACCcacagggaggctgtgaccccccccgAAAAAAATCACAGGGAGGCTgcgacccccccaaaaccctcccaaCGATGTTCCAACCCCCCCAAAGCACTCACTGGGGCTCTGGGTGTTGGCGCTGGGCTCCAGCGCCGCCGCGTCCCGGGGGAAGGTACAATCCCACCCCGCCACCACGGCGCGGTCCTCGTCCCCTGCAGCGAAACAAAAACCCTCAGGAAAATCCCCCCGAAAACGGGGGTccgaaaatttttaaaaaaaaaaaaaaaaaaaaaaaaaaaaaaaaaggatttttaccGGCTAAATCCCTCAACCGGGCCACggtggggagcacgggggggcTGCGCGTCTGCAGGAAAAACAGCACCAGCAGCGTCAGGGCGTAGTTGTTGAGGAGGGGGCCGCCCCCCGAGGGGTTGCctaaaagggggggggaaaaaaaccggCATCAAAATGGCGTCAGGTAGCCACCGGGAGCCACCGGTAGCCACCGGCGGCCGGTTCTCACCTGCCAACCCCTGGTGTTTGGCCCAGAGGCGAACGGCGTAAACCAGCGGGCGCACGCGCCCGTCGGCCGCGGCGCAGAGACGCAGGAAACGGGTGTTGAGCAGCGCCAGCCtgggggtttaaaaaaaaaataaaataaaataataataaataaggACGTTCCGGGAGGGGAAACGGCGCCGAAAGGCGGCGATTTGGCCCCAAAACTCGGGAGCCACGCTGACCTGTTGTCGATGGAAACGTCGCCCGTTAAGGCCGATTGTTTGTGGGTGAATTTAACGACGGGGCGACGGGCCGAGGGGACGGGGCGGACGCGGCGCACGCCCGGCACGCAGCGGCGTAGGACGGTGGCTACCAGGTCCAGTAGGTCGGTTGCCGGGGTGGCTACTAAGTCGATGTCAGCCAGGAGGGAGTTTTGGGGAAGGGAAGAGTCTGGGGTGGAGGCTTGGAGGGATTTGGTGGGTTCGAGATCGAGGAGGAGGTCGAGGTCGCAGCCGCGGGTGTCAGAAGCCGTTGACGGAGGAACCGAAGGGCAACACGGTGCAGCCTAAAGGGGGGGAGaagaatgaagaaatgaaaaatgaataaaaaaatgaagaaatgaaataaaacatgaagaaacaaaaaaaatgaagaaacataaaaaatgaagaaacataaaaaatgaagaaacataaaaaatgaagaaacataaaaaatgaagaaacataaaaaatgaagaaacataaagaaaaaaaatgaatataaaaaattaaaaaaccaaaactgaagaaaccaaaactgaagaaataaaaaagaaaaataaaaaagaaaaataaaaaagaaaaataaaaaagaaaaataaaaaagaaaaataaaaaagaaaaataaaaaagaaaaataaaaaagaaaaataaaaaatgaatatgaaatattaaaacacagaaaaactgaagaaacagaaaaactgaagaaacagaaaaactgaagaaacagaaaactgaagaaacagaaaaactgaagaaacagaaaaactgaagaaacagaaaaactgaagaaacagaaaaactgaagaaacagaaaaactgaagaaacagaaaaagcaaactaaaaaatgaagaaacaaaattgaagaaacaaaaaataaaaaataaaaccgaAGAAACAAAAAAcgaagaaacaaaaaacaaaaaaataaaaaatataaaatgaaaaatacgaaataacaaaataaaaaaaaaaaagaaacaccccGGGGTGTGGGAGGGACGGGGCCGTGTGGCAcgaggggagaggggaaaaaaaaaaccaacaacttgcCGGGGAAAAATTCCGGTGAAAACCTCCTGGAAAAGGGTCACCAGGAGGCGCCGGAGGCGGCGCTCGGCCTCGCTCAGCTCCagcacttccaccagctgcgACATCTGGGCGTCCACCTGCGGGCAACGGGGCTTACTGGGGGGGTACTGGGGGACTGGGGGAGCCCCCCGCAGTTTGTTCCCCCCCAGAAATGATCCTCGGGGTCACTGATAGTCACCGGGGTGTGCTGTGTGTGCCTGGGAGagcaccgggacccccccacacccccaggacccccctcaaacccccccacaccccccggacccccctcaaccacccccagaccccccccacacccccaggacacccctaggacccccccagaccctccccacaccccctcaAACCCCTCAGGACCCTCTCCAAGCCCCCAGAACCCCCCCTCAAATGTCCCAAGACACCCCTAAAAGCCCCCCGGACCCTAcccacacccccaggacccccctcaaacccccccaggacccccctcacACCCCCTAGGACCCTCCTCGAGCCCCGGGTACCCCCCTTCAAGCTCCCAagaccctccccacacccccaggacccccctcaaaccccccccacacccccaggacccccctcaaaccccccccacacccccaggacccccctcaaaccccccccacacccccagga from Athene noctua chromosome 32, bAthNoc1.hap1.1, whole genome shotgun sequence includes the following:
- the LOC141972386 gene encoding transmembrane protein 179B-like, whose amino-acid sequence is MAASVLQLLELGLHGAAFLCGIVCASALTVAQGEFGGRCLLYGSVGWNGSALVPKAFSPGSLCHFVSGVSVVVALGSFSALLYGLTACCTHRAPWDRVWLSVALGVTIIILFFLLVSACVVRVGLDTLCASLVQTQSVRSCQEAEEKPWGSYRPRRFYRNLYSAQGAAWVNFFLWCLLSVRLLLLRCSEPPGGGGETEAILGGAARRGGGGGGRGMRRWGGRHR
- the LOC141972345 gene encoding LOW QUALITY PROTEIN: speckle targeted PIP5K1A-regulated poly(A) polymerase-like (The sequence of the model RefSeq protein was modified relative to this genomic sequence to represent the inferred CDS: deleted 2 bases in 2 codons), whose amino-acid sequence is MAAGGGRAPALNSPVMDAGPGAAPLGSGPEADPDVEPLPRGAFRCRLWQVSAANRPSLADHLRGKKHQRLRNLRAERRAQEQRSLFVSGFPRGTSAAELTEYFGAFGDVATVVMDKEKGAYAIVELREAAGRERALAEPQHALAGHRLRVRPREEKVFAYGPRPGAAPAGEEPLGPGKLEQALCQAPDVDAQMSQLVEVLELSEAERRLRRLLVTLFQEVFTGIFPRQVAAPCCPSVPPSTASDTRGCDLDLLLDLEPTKSLQASTPDSSLPQNSLLADIDLVATPATDLLDLVATVLRRCVPGVRRVRPVPSARRPVVKFTHKQSALTGDVSIDNRLALLNTRFLRLCAAADGRVRPLVYAVRLWAKHQGLAGNPSGGGPLLNNYALTLLVLFFLQTRSPPVLPTVARLRDLAGDEDRAVVAGWDCTFPRDAAALEPSANTQSPSSLLAEFFHFSADFDFAGQVISLREGRTFPPGDELEGFKLGSFNLQDPFELNHNVAANVNPKTAARFSRCCLHAAKYSRSLQFRHKSPKKRLWGLTRLFQPGAVEPGGADASNNSIFLISIPLGQAPFREVCAAVVFVLRDVLKCSCVAGKTPQICEDSGVPEEAPKIFEDLGAPEEAPGMGTKHRTPPEPNGTAAKTPKICQDLGVPEEMPKICEDLGVPEEVPKTFEDLGAPRVTPGMRTKRRLPPEPNGAAAKTPKICQDLGVPEEMPKNCEDLGVPEEAPKICEDLGVPEEVPRIFEDLGAPEVTPGMGTKRRLPPEPNGTAVKTPKICQDLGVTEEMPKICEDLGVLEEVPQIFEDLGAPEEVPGMETKHRLPPEPNGTAGKTPKICQDLGVREEMPKICEDLGVPEEVPQIFEDLGAPEVTPGMGTKRRLPPEPNGAAGKKPRMDVGEEEEEEEEEVAGCEEEEAEDGREEEEEEEARAWSCAVWHRVWTGRRRLRRRLRRGDGPREPENDQNDLKLEQIVSETLVREGGAAAPPRPLLRFAASARPAPARRRHTRLLLRLVPSPDPPATLFRDFYHFLKSFLPEMVRQRLGRGTGGGETEPQDAGGGSSTS